One genomic segment of Myotis daubentonii chromosome 14, mMyoDau2.1, whole genome shotgun sequence includes these proteins:
- the USP19 gene encoding ubiquitin carboxyl-terminal hydrolase 19 isoform X10: MSGGASAMGPRRGPPGLEEAASKKKQKDRANQESKDGDPRRGGSMSTPQEEQTKEEVLLDWQQDADEVTVKLRAGAGPLRLEEVDAAFTDTDCLVRFPGGQQWGGVFYAEIENSRAKVQARKGGLLQLALPKKVPLLTWPSLLKKPLGMQESGPGLRCQENGQESSPIALEPAPEPRRAKQEARNQKRAQGRGEVGAGAGPGAQAGPSAKRAVHLRRGPEGEGCREGPGPQGEAPPFLAEAATQAGAEEPLRVPPLEPQPCLLGSEEKPALLAGEKAASPRSDPVSPALTRSRAPEKGDRSREEMAVAADAASLVDGKEPEPMVSLAFVKNDSYEKGPDAVVVHVYVKEIRREASRVLFREQDFTLVFQTRNLIEPEQCTFCFTAARIDICLRKRQSQRWGGLEAPAARGAVGGAKVAVPTGPTPLDSTPPGGAPHPLTGQEEARAVEKEKPKARAEDTGLDGVAARTPMEHGAPKPEPHLASPKPTCMVPPMPHSPVSGDSVEEEEEEEKKVCLPGFTGLVNLGNTCFMNSVIQSLSNTRELRDFFHDRSFEAEINYNNPLGTGGRLAIGFAVLLRALWKGTHHAFQPSKLKAIVASKASQFTGYAQHDAQEFMAFLLDGLHEDLNRIQNKPYTETVDSDGRPDEVVAEEAWQRHKMRNDSFIVDLFQGQYKSKLVCPVCAKVSITFDPFLYLPVPLPQKQKVLPVFFFAREPHSKPIKFLVSVSKENSSASEVLDALSQRVHVPPENLRLTEVMKSRFHRMFLPSHSLDTVSPSDLLLCFELLSPELAKEQVVVLEVQQRPQVPSIPISKCAACQRKQQPEDEKLKRCTRCYRVGYCNQLCQKTHWPDHKGLCRPENIGYPFLVSVPASRLTYARLAQLLEGYARYSVSVFQPPFQPPFQPGRMALEPPGYPTLHPTSLPEAGDSERDSMPPPELQVVTPVAEGDAVPRAWAAPDRGPVPSTSGISSEMLASGPVEGGSLPAGEKVPRPEAAVPGYQHPSEAMSSHTSQFLIYKIDASSREQRLEDKGDTPLELEEDCSLALVWRNNDRQQEFVLVASKELECAEDPGSAGEAARAGHFTLDQCLTLFTRPEVLAPEEAWYCPQCKQHREASKQLLLWRLPNVLIVQLKRFSFRSFIWRDKINDLVEFPVRNLDLSKFCIGQKEEQLPSYDLYAVINHYGGMIGGHYTACARLPNDRSSQRSDVGWRLFDDSTVTTVDESQVVTRYAYVLFYRRRNSPVERPPRAGHAERHPDLGPAAEAAASQASRIWQELEAAEEPVPEGPAPRGPWGPQDWVGPPPCGPPTPDEGCLRYFVLGTVAALVALVLNVFYPLVSQSRWR; the protein is encoded by the exons ATGTCTGGTGGGGCCAGTGCCATGGGCCCCAGGAGAGGGCCCCCCGGGCTGGAGGAGGCCGCCAGCAAGAAGAAGCAGAAGGACCGAGCAAACCAGGAGAGCAAGGATGGAGACCCTCGGAGAGGAG GGTCCATGTCCACTCCCCAGGAGGAGCAGACCAAAGAGG AGGTGCTGCTCGACTGGCAGCAGGACGCGGACGAGGTGACGGTCAAGCTGCGCGCAGGAGCGGGCCCCCTGCGTCTGGAGGAGGTGGACGCCGCTTTCACAGACACAGACTGCTTGGTGCGGTTTCCAG GTGGTCAGCAGTGGGGCGGTGTTTTCTATGCCGAGATCGAAAATTCTCGCGCCAAAGTGCAGGCTCGAAAAGGTGGCCTCCTCCAGCTGGCGCTGCCCAAGAAGGTGCCTCTGCTCACCTGGCCTTCTCTCCTG AAGAAACCTCTAGGGATGCAGGAGTCGGGGCCAGGGCTGCGGTGCCAGGAGAACGGGCAGGAGTCCTCTCCCATTGCCCTGGAgccagcccctgagccccgccgggcAAAGCAGGAGGCCCGGAACCAGAAGCGGGCCCAGGGCCGTggtgaggtgggggcgggggctggcccCGGGGCCCAGGCAGGGCCCAGTGCCAAGAGGGCTGTGCATCTCCGAAGAGGGCCAGAGGGGGAAGGATGCAGAGAaggccctgggccccagggcgAGGCCCCCCCCTTCCTGGCTGAGGCAGCCACGCAG GCGGGGGCTGAGGAGCCGCTCCGGGTCCCACCGCTggagccccagccctgcctcctgggctcGGAGGAGAAGCCAGCGCTTCTGGCAGGAGAGAAGGCAGCGTCCCCCCGGAGTGACCCAGTCTCTCCAGCCCTGACCCGGAGCAGAGCCCCCGAGAAAGGTGACCGTTCCAGAGAGGAGATGGCAGTGGCAGCAGACGCTGCATCCTTGGTGGATGGtaaag AGCCGGAACCCATGGTGAGCCTGGCGTTTGTCAAGAACGACTCGTACGAGAAGGGGCCTGACGCGGTGGTGGTGCACGTGTACGTGAAGGAGATCCGCAGGGAGGCCTCGCGAGTGCTCTTCCGCGAGCAGGACTTCACGCTCGTCTTCCAGAccag GAACCTGATCGAGCCCGAGCAGTGCACCTTCTGCTTCACGGCCGCGCGCATCGACATCTGCCTCCGCAAGCGGCAGAGTCAGCGCTGGGGGGGCCTGGAGGCCCCAGCTGCACGAG GTGCAGTGGGTGGTGCAAAGGTCGCCGTGCCGACAGGCCCAACCCCTCTGGACTCGACCCCCCCGGGGGGTGCTCCGCACCCCCTGACAGGCCAGGAGGAAGCCCGGGCTGTGGAGAAGGAGAAGCCCAAGGCTCGCGCTGAGGACACCGGGCTGGATGGCGTGGCGGCCCGCACCCCCATGGAGCATGGAGCCCCCAAGCCGGAGCCACACTTGGCCTCA CCCAAGCCCACGTGCATGGTGCCTCCCATGCCGCACAGCCCCGTGAGTGGGGACagcgtggaggaggaggaggaggaggagaagaaggtgTGCCTGCCGGGCTTCACCGGGCTGGTCAACCTGGGCAACACCTGCTTCATGAACAGCGTCATCCAGTCTCTGTCCAACACCCGCGAGCTGCGGGACTTCTTCCACG ACCGCTCCTTCGAGGccgaaatcaactacaacaaccCGCTGGGGACCGGTGGGCGCCTCGCCATCGGCTTCGCCGTGCTGCTCCGGGCGCTGTGGAAGGGCACCCACCACGCCTTCCAGCCTTCCAAGTTGAAG GCCATTGTCGCCAGCAAGGCCAGCCAGTTCACAGGCTACGCCCAGCACGACGCCCAGGAGTTCATGGCTTTCCTGCTGGATGGGCTGCACGAGGACCTGAACCGCATTCAGAACAAGCCCTACACGGAGACCGTGGACTCGGATGGGCGGCCCGATGAG GTGGTGGCTGAGGAGGCGTGGCAGCGGCACAAGATGAGGAACGACTCCTTCATCGTGGACCTGTTCCAGGGCCAGTACAAGTCGAAGCTGGTGTGCCCCGTGTGCGCCAAG GTCTCCATCACCTTTGACCCCTTCCTCTACCTGCCGGTGCCCTTGCCCCAGAAGCAGAAGGTCCTCCCCGTCTTCTTTTTTGCCCGGGAGCCGCACAGCAAGCCCATCAAG TTCCTGGTGAGCGTCAGCAAAGAGAACTCGAGTGCGAGCGAAGTGCTGGACGCCCTCTCGCAGAGGGTCCACGTGCCGCCCGAGAACCTGCGTCTGACCGAG GTGATGAAGAGCCGCTTCCACCGCATGTTCCTGCCCTCCCACTCACTGGACACCGTGTCCCCCTCGGACCTGCTCCTCTGCTTCGAGCTGTTGTCCCCAGAGCTTGCTAAGGAGCAGGTGGTGGTGCTGGAGGTGCAGCAG CGCCCCCAGGTGCCCAGCATCCCCATCTCCAAGTGCGCAGCCTGCCAGCGGAAGCAGCAGCCCGAGGACGAGAAGCTGAAACGCTGTACCCGGTGCTACCGCGTGGGCTACTGCAACCA gctctGCCAGAAAACCCACTGGCCTGACCACAAGGGCCTCTGCCGCCCTGAGAACATCGGCTACCCCTTCCTGGTCAGCGTACCTGCCTCCCGCCTCACTTACGCCCGTCTTGCCCAGTTGCTGGAGGGCTATGCCCG GTATTCTGTGAGCGTCTTCCAGCCGCCCTTccagcctcccttccagcctggccGCATGGCCTTGGAGCCCCCTGGCTACCCCACGCTGCACCCCACTAGCCTCCCGGAGGCTGGGGACAGCGAGAGGGACTCCATGCCGCCGCCGGAGCTCCAGGTGGTGACTCCCGTGGCTGAGGGGGACGCGGTGCCCCGGGCATGGGCAGCCCCGGATCGGGGACCTGTGCCCAGCACCAGTGGCATTTCTTCTGAGATGCTGGCCAGCGGGCCCGTTGAAGGGGGCTCCTTGCCTGCTGGTGAGAAGGTGCCCCGGCCCGAAG CTGCTGTGCCCGGGTACCAACACCCAAGCGAAGCCATGAGTTCCCACACGTCCCAGTTCCTGATCTATAAAATCGACGCATCCAGCCGAGAGCAGCGGCTAGAGGATAAAG gagaCACCCCGCTGGAGCTGGAAGAGGACTGCAGCCTGGCTCTCGTCTGGCGCAACAACGATCGCCAGCAGGAGTTCGTGTTGGTGGCCTCCAAGGAGCTGGAATGCGCGGAGGACCCCGGCTCCGCCGGCGAGGCGGCGCGCGCCGGCCACTTCACCCTGGACCAGTGCCTCACCCTCTTCACGCGGCCGGAAGTGCTGGCCCCGGAGGAGGCTTG GTACTGCCCGCAGTGCAAGCAGCACCGCGAGGCCTCCAAGCAGCTGCTGCTGTGGCGCCTGCCCAACGTGCTCATCGTGCAGCTCAAGCGCTTCTCCTTCCGCAGCTTCATCTGGCGCGACAAGATCAATGACCTGGTGGAGTTCCCCGTCCG GAACCTGGATCTGAGCAAGTTCTGCATCGGCCAGAAGGAGGAGCAGCTGCCCAGCTATGACCTGTATGCTGTCATCAACCACTACGGCGGCATGATCGGCGGCCACTACACCGCCTGTGCACGCCTGCCCAACGACCGCAGCAGCCAGCGCAGCGACGTGG GCTGGCGCTTGTTTGATGACAGCACAGTGACAACGGTGGACGAGAGCCAGGTCGTGACGCGTTACGCCTACGTCCTCTTCTACCGCCGGCGGAACTCTCCTGTGGAGAGACCCCCCCGGGCAGGCCACGCCGAGCGCCACCCAGACCTCGGCCCTGCAGCTGAGGCTGCTGCCAgccag GCTTCCCGGATTTGGCAGGAGCTGGAGGCCGCGGAGGAGCCGGTGCCCGAGGGGCCTGCGCCCCGGGGTCCCTGGGGGCCCCAGGACTGGGTGGGCCCCCCGCCAtgcggcccccccaccccagatgAGGGCTGCCTCCGGTACTTTGTTCTGGGCACCGTGGCAGCCTTGGTGGCCCTCGTGCTCAACGTGTTCTATCCTCTGGTGTCCCAGAGTCGCTGGAGATGA
- the USP19 gene encoding ubiquitin carboxyl-terminal hydrolase 19 isoform X4, with the protein MSGGASAMGPRRGPPGLEEAASKKKQKDRANQESKDGDPRRGGSMSTPQEEQTKEEVLLDWQQDADEVTVKLRAGAGPLRLEEVDAAFTDTDCLVRFPGGQQWGGVFYAEIENSRAKVQARKGGLLQLALPKKVPLLTWPSLLKKPLGMQESGPGLRCQENGQESSPIALEPAPEPRRAKQEARNQKRAQGRGEVGAGAGPGAQAGPSAKRAVHLRRGPEGEGCREGPGPQGEAPPFLAEAATQAGAEEPLRVPPLEPQPCLLGSEEKPALLAGEKAASPRSDPVSPALTRSRAPEKGDRSREEMAVAADAASLVDGKEPEPMVSLAFVKNDSYEKGPDAVVVHVYVKEIRREASRVLFREQDFTLVFQTRDANFLRLHPGCGPHTVFRWQVKLRNLIEPEQCTFCFTAARIDICLRKRQSQRWGGLEAPAARVGGAKVAVPTGPTPLDSTPPGGAPHPLTGQEEARAVEKEKPKARAEDTGLDGVAARTPMEHGAPKPEPHLASPKPTCMVPPMPHSPVSGDSVEEEEEEEKKVCLPGFTGLVNLGNTCFMNSVIQSLSNTRELRDFFHDRSFEAEINYNNPLGTGGRLAIGFAVLLRALWKGTHHAFQPSKLKAIVASKASQFTGYAQHDAQEFMAFLLDGLHEDLNRIQNKPYTETVDSDGRPDEVVAEEAWQRHKMRNDSFIVDLFQGQYKSKLVCPVCAKVSITFDPFLYLPVPLPQKQKVLPVFFFAREPHSKPIKFLVSVSKENSSASEVLDALSQRVHVPPENLRLTEVMKSRFHRMFLPSHSLDTVSPSDLLLCFELLSPELAKEQVVVLEVQQRPQVPSIPISKCAACQRKQQPEDEKLKRCTRCYRVGYCNQLCQKTHWPDHKGLCRPENIGYPFLVSVPASRLTYARLAQLLEGYARYSVSVFQPPFQPPFQPGRMALEPPGYPTLHPTSLPEAGDSERDSMPPPELQVVTPVAEGDAVPRAWAAPDRGPVPSTSGISSEMLASGPVEGGSLPAGEKVPRPEAAVPGYQHPSEAMSSHTSQFLIYKIDASSREQRLEDKGDTPLELEEDCSLALVWRNNDRQQEFVLVASKELECAEDPGSAGEAARAGHFTLDQCLTLFTRPEVLAPEEAWYCPQCKQHREASKQLLLWRLPNVLIVQLKRFSFRSFIWRDKINDLVEFPVRNLDLSKFCIGQKEEQLPSYDLYAVINHYGGMIGGHYTACARLPNDRSSQRSDVGWRLFDDSTVTTVDESQVVTRYAYVLFYRRRNSPVERPPRAGHAERHPDLGPAAEAAASQASRIWQELEAAEEPVPEGPAPRGPWGPQDWVGPPPCGPPTPDEGCLRYFVLGTVAALVALVLNVFYPLVSQSRWR; encoded by the exons ATGTCTGGTGGGGCCAGTGCCATGGGCCCCAGGAGAGGGCCCCCCGGGCTGGAGGAGGCCGCCAGCAAGAAGAAGCAGAAGGACCGAGCAAACCAGGAGAGCAAGGATGGAGACCCTCGGAGAGGAG GGTCCATGTCCACTCCCCAGGAGGAGCAGACCAAAGAGG AGGTGCTGCTCGACTGGCAGCAGGACGCGGACGAGGTGACGGTCAAGCTGCGCGCAGGAGCGGGCCCCCTGCGTCTGGAGGAGGTGGACGCCGCTTTCACAGACACAGACTGCTTGGTGCGGTTTCCAG GTGGTCAGCAGTGGGGCGGTGTTTTCTATGCCGAGATCGAAAATTCTCGCGCCAAAGTGCAGGCTCGAAAAGGTGGCCTCCTCCAGCTGGCGCTGCCCAAGAAGGTGCCTCTGCTCACCTGGCCTTCTCTCCTG AAGAAACCTCTAGGGATGCAGGAGTCGGGGCCAGGGCTGCGGTGCCAGGAGAACGGGCAGGAGTCCTCTCCCATTGCCCTGGAgccagcccctgagccccgccgggcAAAGCAGGAGGCCCGGAACCAGAAGCGGGCCCAGGGCCGTggtgaggtgggggcgggggctggcccCGGGGCCCAGGCAGGGCCCAGTGCCAAGAGGGCTGTGCATCTCCGAAGAGGGCCAGAGGGGGAAGGATGCAGAGAaggccctgggccccagggcgAGGCCCCCCCCTTCCTGGCTGAGGCAGCCACGCAG GCGGGGGCTGAGGAGCCGCTCCGGGTCCCACCGCTggagccccagccctgcctcctgggctcGGAGGAGAAGCCAGCGCTTCTGGCAGGAGAGAAGGCAGCGTCCCCCCGGAGTGACCCAGTCTCTCCAGCCCTGACCCGGAGCAGAGCCCCCGAGAAAGGTGACCGTTCCAGAGAGGAGATGGCAGTGGCAGCAGACGCTGCATCCTTGGTGGATGGtaaag AGCCGGAACCCATGGTGAGCCTGGCGTTTGTCAAGAACGACTCGTACGAGAAGGGGCCTGACGCGGTGGTGGTGCACGTGTACGTGAAGGAGATCCGCAGGGAGGCCTCGCGAGTGCTCTTCCGCGAGCAGGACTTCACGCTCGTCTTCCAGAccag GGACGCGAACTTCCTGAGGCTGCACCCGGGCTGCGGGCCCCACACCGTCTTCCGCTGGCAGGTGAAGCTCAG GAACCTGATCGAGCCCGAGCAGTGCACCTTCTGCTTCACGGCCGCGCGCATCGACATCTGCCTCCGCAAGCGGCAGAGTCAGCGCTGGGGGGGCCTGGAGGCCCCAGCTGCACGAG TGGGTGGTGCAAAGGTCGCCGTGCCGACAGGCCCAACCCCTCTGGACTCGACCCCCCCGGGGGGTGCTCCGCACCCCCTGACAGGCCAGGAGGAAGCCCGGGCTGTGGAGAAGGAGAAGCCCAAGGCTCGCGCTGAGGACACCGGGCTGGATGGCGTGGCGGCCCGCACCCCCATGGAGCATGGAGCCCCCAAGCCGGAGCCACACTTGGCCTCA CCCAAGCCCACGTGCATGGTGCCTCCCATGCCGCACAGCCCCGTGAGTGGGGACagcgtggaggaggaggaggaggaggagaagaaggtgTGCCTGCCGGGCTTCACCGGGCTGGTCAACCTGGGCAACACCTGCTTCATGAACAGCGTCATCCAGTCTCTGTCCAACACCCGCGAGCTGCGGGACTTCTTCCACG ACCGCTCCTTCGAGGccgaaatcaactacaacaaccCGCTGGGGACCGGTGGGCGCCTCGCCATCGGCTTCGCCGTGCTGCTCCGGGCGCTGTGGAAGGGCACCCACCACGCCTTCCAGCCTTCCAAGTTGAAG GCCATTGTCGCCAGCAAGGCCAGCCAGTTCACAGGCTACGCCCAGCACGACGCCCAGGAGTTCATGGCTTTCCTGCTGGATGGGCTGCACGAGGACCTGAACCGCATTCAGAACAAGCCCTACACGGAGACCGTGGACTCGGATGGGCGGCCCGATGAG GTGGTGGCTGAGGAGGCGTGGCAGCGGCACAAGATGAGGAACGACTCCTTCATCGTGGACCTGTTCCAGGGCCAGTACAAGTCGAAGCTGGTGTGCCCCGTGTGCGCCAAG GTCTCCATCACCTTTGACCCCTTCCTCTACCTGCCGGTGCCCTTGCCCCAGAAGCAGAAGGTCCTCCCCGTCTTCTTTTTTGCCCGGGAGCCGCACAGCAAGCCCATCAAG TTCCTGGTGAGCGTCAGCAAAGAGAACTCGAGTGCGAGCGAAGTGCTGGACGCCCTCTCGCAGAGGGTCCACGTGCCGCCCGAGAACCTGCGTCTGACCGAG GTGATGAAGAGCCGCTTCCACCGCATGTTCCTGCCCTCCCACTCACTGGACACCGTGTCCCCCTCGGACCTGCTCCTCTGCTTCGAGCTGTTGTCCCCAGAGCTTGCTAAGGAGCAGGTGGTGGTGCTGGAGGTGCAGCAG CGCCCCCAGGTGCCCAGCATCCCCATCTCCAAGTGCGCAGCCTGCCAGCGGAAGCAGCAGCCCGAGGACGAGAAGCTGAAACGCTGTACCCGGTGCTACCGCGTGGGCTACTGCAACCA gctctGCCAGAAAACCCACTGGCCTGACCACAAGGGCCTCTGCCGCCCTGAGAACATCGGCTACCCCTTCCTGGTCAGCGTACCTGCCTCCCGCCTCACTTACGCCCGTCTTGCCCAGTTGCTGGAGGGCTATGCCCG GTATTCTGTGAGCGTCTTCCAGCCGCCCTTccagcctcccttccagcctggccGCATGGCCTTGGAGCCCCCTGGCTACCCCACGCTGCACCCCACTAGCCTCCCGGAGGCTGGGGACAGCGAGAGGGACTCCATGCCGCCGCCGGAGCTCCAGGTGGTGACTCCCGTGGCTGAGGGGGACGCGGTGCCCCGGGCATGGGCAGCCCCGGATCGGGGACCTGTGCCCAGCACCAGTGGCATTTCTTCTGAGATGCTGGCCAGCGGGCCCGTTGAAGGGGGCTCCTTGCCTGCTGGTGAGAAGGTGCCCCGGCCCGAAG CTGCTGTGCCCGGGTACCAACACCCAAGCGAAGCCATGAGTTCCCACACGTCCCAGTTCCTGATCTATAAAATCGACGCATCCAGCCGAGAGCAGCGGCTAGAGGATAAAG gagaCACCCCGCTGGAGCTGGAAGAGGACTGCAGCCTGGCTCTCGTCTGGCGCAACAACGATCGCCAGCAGGAGTTCGTGTTGGTGGCCTCCAAGGAGCTGGAATGCGCGGAGGACCCCGGCTCCGCCGGCGAGGCGGCGCGCGCCGGCCACTTCACCCTGGACCAGTGCCTCACCCTCTTCACGCGGCCGGAAGTGCTGGCCCCGGAGGAGGCTTG GTACTGCCCGCAGTGCAAGCAGCACCGCGAGGCCTCCAAGCAGCTGCTGCTGTGGCGCCTGCCCAACGTGCTCATCGTGCAGCTCAAGCGCTTCTCCTTCCGCAGCTTCATCTGGCGCGACAAGATCAATGACCTGGTGGAGTTCCCCGTCCG GAACCTGGATCTGAGCAAGTTCTGCATCGGCCAGAAGGAGGAGCAGCTGCCCAGCTATGACCTGTATGCTGTCATCAACCACTACGGCGGCATGATCGGCGGCCACTACACCGCCTGTGCACGCCTGCCCAACGACCGCAGCAGCCAGCGCAGCGACGTGG GCTGGCGCTTGTTTGATGACAGCACAGTGACAACGGTGGACGAGAGCCAGGTCGTGACGCGTTACGCCTACGTCCTCTTCTACCGCCGGCGGAACTCTCCTGTGGAGAGACCCCCCCGGGCAGGCCACGCCGAGCGCCACCCAGACCTCGGCCCTGCAGCTGAGGCTGCTGCCAgccag GCTTCCCGGATTTGGCAGGAGCTGGAGGCCGCGGAGGAGCCGGTGCCCGAGGGGCCTGCGCCCCGGGGTCCCTGGGGGCCCCAGGACTGGGTGGGCCCCCCGCCAtgcggcccccccaccccagatgAGGGCTGCCTCCGGTACTTTGTTCTGGGCACCGTGGCAGCCTTGGTGGCCCTCGTGCTCAACGTGTTCTATCCTCTGGTGTCCCAGAGTCGCTGGAGATGA